A window from Cinclus cinclus chromosome 4, bCinCin1.1, whole genome shotgun sequence encodes these proteins:
- the APAF1 gene encoding apoptotic protease-activating factor 1 isoform X3 — MDVKSRNYLLMNRQALENDIKTSYIMDHMISDEVLTLQEEERVKQQNTQKERAAMLINIILTKDNNSYRSFYNALLHEGYRDLAALLQDGIPPVSSGNRKSSMDGMTSYVKTVLCEGGVPQRPVVFVTRPKLVDAIKKKLYCLQNDPGWVTVYGMAGCGKTVLTAEALRDPQLLEDCFPGGVHWISVGKQDKAGLLIKLQNLCSRLEHDSTLSQRPLNIEEAKDRLRLLMLRKYPRSLLVLDDIWDSWVLKAFDNQCQVLITSRDRSVTDAVAGNKYEVHVESGLAHEKGLEILSLFVNMKISELPEQANSLVRECKGSPLVISLIGALLRDFPSRWEYYLRQLQNKQFKRIRKSSSYDYEALDEAMSISVEQLDDNYKDYYKDLSILPKDVKVPTKVLCILWDMETEEVEDILQEFVNKSLLFCDRNGKSFHYYLHDLQLDFLTEKNRNQLQELHKNIVNQYKKYYKLNTPVLSQEDCMYWYNFLAYHMAGAKMQQELRDLMFSLDWIKAKTELVGPAHLIHEYVEYSSILDQKDSTVRENFQEFLSLNGHLLGRQPFPDIIQLGLCQPETSEVYQQAKLHAQRETGTFYLEWINKKSLKNLYRLVVRPHRDAVYHACFSKDRQRIASCGADKTLQAQRA, encoded by the exons ATGGACGTCAAGAGTAGAAACTATTTGCTTATGAATCGTCAAGCACTGGAAAATGACATCAAGACTTCTTATATTATGGATCATATGATTTCTGATGAAGTACTAACATtacaggaggaggaaagagtGAAGCAACAG aatACACAGAAGGAACGAGCAGCTATGCTAATAAACATTATTCTTACAAAAGATAATAATTCATATAGATCCTTTTATAATGCACTGCTCCATGAAGGCTACAGAGATCTTGCTGCACTTCTTCAGGATGGCATCCCTCCTGTCTCGTCTGGTAACAGAAAGAGTTCAATGGATGGAATGACTTCCTATG TGAAGACGGTTCTCTGCGAAGGGGGCGTTCCACAGAGACCAGTTGTGTTTGTCACTCGACCAAAACTGGTGGATgctattaaaaagaaactgtaCTGCTTGCAAAATGATCCAGGTTGGGTCACAGTTTATGGAATGGCAGGCTGTGGGAAGACTGTTTTAACAGCAGAAGCTTTAAGGGATCCTCAGCTCTTGGAAG ATTGCTTTCCAGGAGGAGTTCACTGGATCTCTGTCGGGAAACAGGACAAAGCAGGGCTTCTCATAAAACTTCAGAATCTCTGCAGTAGATTGGAACATGACTCCACTCTTTCACAAAGACCACTTAACATTGAGGAGGCTAAAGATCGTCTTCGTTTGCTGATGTTACGCAAATACCCCAG GTCTCTTTTGGTCCTGGATGACATTTGGGATTCCTGGGTGTTAAAAGCATTTGATAATCAATGTCAGGTACTCATCAcgagcagggacaggagtgtAACAGATGCTGTAGCTG GCAATAAATACGAGGTTCATGTGGAAAGTGGACTAGCACATGAGAAAGGACTGGAGATTTTATCCCTGTTTGTGAATATGAAAATATCAGAACTTCCAGAGCAAGCTAACTCTCTTGTAAGAGAATGCAAAG GTTCTCCTCTTGTGATATCCTTGATTGGTGCATTACTGAGAGACTTCCCTAGCCGCTGGGAGTACTATCTCAGGCAGCTGCAGAACAAGCAGtttaaaagaataagaaaatctTCCTCGTATGATTACGAAGCCCTTGATGAAGCAATGTCCATAAGTGTTGAGCAGCTGGATGACAATTACAAAGACTACTATAAAGACCTCTCTATCCTCCCAAAAGATGTTAAAGTGCCTACTAAG gTTCTCTGTATTCTTTGGGATATGGAAACTGAAGAAGTTGAAGATATACTCCAGGAATTTGTTAACAAATCACTGTTATTCTGTGATCGTAATGGGAAGTCATTCCATTATTATTTACATGATCTCCAGCTTGACTTTCTCACAGAGAAGAATCGCAACCAGCTTCAG GAGCTACATAAAAACATAGTAAATCAGTACAAGAAATACTACAAGCTTAATACACCTGTTCTGTCTCAAGAGGATTGCATGTACTGGTATAACTTTCTAGCATATCACATGGCAGGTGCCAAAATGCAGCAG gAGCTACGTGACCTTATGTTTTCTTTAGATTGGATTAAAGCTAAAACAGAGTTGGTAGGGCCTGCTCATCTGATTCATGAATATGTAGAATATAGTTCAATCCTGGATCAAAAG GACAGCACAGTGCGTGAGAATTTCCAGGAATTTCTGTCTTTAAATGGGCACCTTCTTGGACGGCAGCCGTTTCCTGACATCATTCAGCTGGGCCTTTGCCAGCCAGAGACATCAGAGGTGTATCAACAGGCCAAGCTACATGCTCAAAGGGAAACAGGAACATTTTATTTGGAGTGGAT AAATAAGAAATCCTTGAAAAATCTCTACCGTCTGGTTGTTCGTCCACACAGAGATGCAGTTTACCATGCTTGCTTTTCTAAGGATAGACAAAGAATAGCATCATGTGGAGCTGATAAAACACTTCAG GCCCAACGTGCTTAG
- the IKBIP gene encoding inhibitor of nuclear factor kappa-B kinase-interacting protein isoform X1, translated as MSEVKPRKKGISSSKTSEGSHKTEKHSNYGKPASPRTSNYHNSFCMDSRTSLSIVSLAVCLVVSWFLFQQSTQFADLERKYNFLHQEAEKILDVGNKVNLISEKLESSESILREAASSISVMTEFGQEISSLHNIINDIQNNEQTLSLKMQSINEKFQNVTNSWRRSLDEMNTNASSLKLEAKFIHTEVTSKINEADQRIKSLSERVRDLEDSTVRNIRTLKKQEDDEFSRVEQKLNLDAKSVEKLEEEQNSLVAKDTDLNQKLANCEPKVEECKTHLPTIENAIHSILKLSSDLLGMEKKIEDLKTQLYAVENDMLKTVSDTVVMQKALEGLQSNGSLFKVKHELAVLETGPGIAVSSNAKEVALESFNLENDQKGVK; from the exons atgtCTGAAGTTAAACCAAGGAAAAAAGGTATTTCTTCATCCAAGACAAGTGAAGGTTCACATAAGACTGAGAAGCACAGTAATTATGGGAAGCCAGCAAGTCCCAGGACCAGCAATTATCACAATTCCTTTTGCATGGACTCAAGGACGAGTTTGAGTATTGTTTCCCTTGCTGTTTGCCTGGTGGTGAGCTG GTTTCTATTTCAGCAGTCAACTCAATTTGCTGATCTGGAAAGGAAGTACAATTTTTTACATCAAGAAGCTGAAAAAATCCTGGATGTGGGAAATAAAGTAAACTTAATTTCTGAAAAG CTTGAGTCTTCTGAAAGTATCCTGCGAGAAGCTGCCTCATCCATCTCTGTGATGACTGAGTTTGGGCAGGAAATATCTTCTCTTCATAACATCATAAATGATATTCAGAACAATGAACAGACTCTCTCTCTAAAGATGCAGAGCATTAATGAGAAGTTCCAAAATGTTACAAATTCCTGGAGAAGAAGCCTGGATGAAATGAACACAAATGCTAGTAGTTTAAAATTGGAAGCAAAGTTCATACATACAGAAGTTACTTCCAAAATTAATGAAGCTGACCAAAGAATTAAATCCCTTTCAGAAAGAGTAAGAGATTTGGAAGACAGTACAGTCAGAAACATCAGAACACTAAAAAAGCAAGAAGATGATGAATTCTCTAGAGTTGAACAAAAGTTGAACTTGGATGCAAAGTCAGTTGAAAAGCTAGAAGAAGAACAGAATAGTCTGGTAGCCAAGGACACAGACCTAAATCAGAAACTTGCAAACTGTGAACCTAAAGTTGAGGAGTGCAAGACCCATTTGCCAACAATTGAAAATGCTATTCACTCTATTCTTAAGTTGTCCAGTGACTTGCTTGGTATGGAGAAAAAGATAGAGGACTTGAAGACACAGCTGTACGCTGTGGAAAATGACATGTTGAAAACTGTGTCTGATACAGTGGTGATGCAGAAGGCTCTTGAAGGCCTACAGTCCAATGGCAGCTTGTTCAAAGTAAAGCATGAACTAGCTGTTCTGGAAACAGGGCCTGGCATAGCAGTATCTTCAAATGCAAAAGAAGTAGCTTTAGAAAGCTTTAACTTAGAAAATGACCAGAAAGGGGTTAAGTGA
- the APAF1 gene encoding apoptotic protease-activating factor 1 isoform X2, with protein sequence MDVKSRNYLLMNRQALENDIKTSYIMDHMISDEVLTLQEEERVKQQNTQKERAAMLINIILTKDNNSYRSFYNALLHEGYRDLAALLQDGIPPVSSGNRKSSMDGMTSYVKTVLCEGGVPQRPVVFVTRPKLVDAIKKKLYCLQNDPGWVTVYGMAGCGKTVLTAEALRDPQLLEDCFPGGVHWISVGKQDKAGLLIKLQNLCSRLEHDSTLSQRPLNIEEAKDRLRLLMLRKYPRSLLVLDDIWDSWVLKAFDNQCQVLITSRDRSVTDAVAGNKYEVHVESGLAHEKGLEILSLFVNMKISELPEQANSLVRECKGSPLVISLIGALLRDFPSRWEYYLRQLQNKQFKRIRKSSSYDYEALDEAMSISVEQLDDNYKDYYKDLSILPKDVKVPTKVLCILWDMETEEVEDILQEFVNKSLLFCDRNGKSFHYYLHDLQLDFLTEKNRNQLQELHKNIVNQYKKYYKLNTPVLSQEDCMYWYNFLAYHMAGAKMQQELRDLMFSLDWIKAKTELVGPAHLIHEYVEYSSILDQKDSTVRENFQEFLSLNGHLLGRQPFPDIIQLGLCQPETSEVYQQAKLHAQRETGTFYLEWINKKSLKNLYRLVVRPHRDAVYHACFSKDRQRIASCGADKTLQMVNL encoded by the exons ATGGACGTCAAGAGTAGAAACTATTTGCTTATGAATCGTCAAGCACTGGAAAATGACATCAAGACTTCTTATATTATGGATCATATGATTTCTGATGAAGTACTAACATtacaggaggaggaaagagtGAAGCAACAG aatACACAGAAGGAACGAGCAGCTATGCTAATAAACATTATTCTTACAAAAGATAATAATTCATATAGATCCTTTTATAATGCACTGCTCCATGAAGGCTACAGAGATCTTGCTGCACTTCTTCAGGATGGCATCCCTCCTGTCTCGTCTGGTAACAGAAAGAGTTCAATGGATGGAATGACTTCCTATG TGAAGACGGTTCTCTGCGAAGGGGGCGTTCCACAGAGACCAGTTGTGTTTGTCACTCGACCAAAACTGGTGGATgctattaaaaagaaactgtaCTGCTTGCAAAATGATCCAGGTTGGGTCACAGTTTATGGAATGGCAGGCTGTGGGAAGACTGTTTTAACAGCAGAAGCTTTAAGGGATCCTCAGCTCTTGGAAG ATTGCTTTCCAGGAGGAGTTCACTGGATCTCTGTCGGGAAACAGGACAAAGCAGGGCTTCTCATAAAACTTCAGAATCTCTGCAGTAGATTGGAACATGACTCCACTCTTTCACAAAGACCACTTAACATTGAGGAGGCTAAAGATCGTCTTCGTTTGCTGATGTTACGCAAATACCCCAG GTCTCTTTTGGTCCTGGATGACATTTGGGATTCCTGGGTGTTAAAAGCATTTGATAATCAATGTCAGGTACTCATCAcgagcagggacaggagtgtAACAGATGCTGTAGCTG GCAATAAATACGAGGTTCATGTGGAAAGTGGACTAGCACATGAGAAAGGACTGGAGATTTTATCCCTGTTTGTGAATATGAAAATATCAGAACTTCCAGAGCAAGCTAACTCTCTTGTAAGAGAATGCAAAG GTTCTCCTCTTGTGATATCCTTGATTGGTGCATTACTGAGAGACTTCCCTAGCCGCTGGGAGTACTATCTCAGGCAGCTGCAGAACAAGCAGtttaaaagaataagaaaatctTCCTCGTATGATTACGAAGCCCTTGATGAAGCAATGTCCATAAGTGTTGAGCAGCTGGATGACAATTACAAAGACTACTATAAAGACCTCTCTATCCTCCCAAAAGATGTTAAAGTGCCTACTAAG gTTCTCTGTATTCTTTGGGATATGGAAACTGAAGAAGTTGAAGATATACTCCAGGAATTTGTTAACAAATCACTGTTATTCTGTGATCGTAATGGGAAGTCATTCCATTATTATTTACATGATCTCCAGCTTGACTTTCTCACAGAGAAGAATCGCAACCAGCTTCAG GAGCTACATAAAAACATAGTAAATCAGTACAAGAAATACTACAAGCTTAATACACCTGTTCTGTCTCAAGAGGATTGCATGTACTGGTATAACTTTCTAGCATATCACATGGCAGGTGCCAAAATGCAGCAG gAGCTACGTGACCTTATGTTTTCTTTAGATTGGATTAAAGCTAAAACAGAGTTGGTAGGGCCTGCTCATCTGATTCATGAATATGTAGAATATAGTTCAATCCTGGATCAAAAG GACAGCACAGTGCGTGAGAATTTCCAGGAATTTCTGTCTTTAAATGGGCACCTTCTTGGACGGCAGCCGTTTCCTGACATCATTCAGCTGGGCCTTTGCCAGCCAGAGACATCAGAGGTGTATCAACAGGCCAAGCTACATGCTCAAAGGGAAACAGGAACATTTTATTTGGAGTGGAT AAATAAGAAATCCTTGAAAAATCTCTACCGTCTGGTTGTTCGTCCACACAGAGATGCAGTTTACCATGCTTGCTTTTCTAAGGATAGACAAAGAATAGCATCATGTGGAGCTGATAAAACACTTCAG ATGGTGAATTTGTAG
- the IKBIP gene encoding inhibitor of nuclear factor kappa-B kinase-interacting protein isoform X2, which yields MSEVKPRKKGISSSKTSEGSHKTEKHSNYGKPASPRTSNYHNSFCMDSRTSLSIVSLAVCLVVSWFLFQQSTQFADLERKYNFLHQEAEKILDVGNKVNLISEKCENTWNLMKQLEDLQIISHIKYLQEDIYTMKRWSSSIIKKQEELEKNLTSLFHAVSSTEQNAASVAKNVTLTIVTVKTDIRRISGLVSEMTALTDSLQTLEDKVEEGEKATVKNIGDLLSSSIDRSTKIQSLASSNARKIEQIKMALSELRSDFSKHSNRLLNLEGDRVKVLKTVTFANDLKPKMHKVKKEFAILEPLINDLTLRIGRLVEEVLRREKEIALLNEKLANLTRVQTEIKDVKDEITKTADIN from the exons atgtCTGAAGTTAAACCAAGGAAAAAAGGTATTTCTTCATCCAAGACAAGTGAAGGTTCACATAAGACTGAGAAGCACAGTAATTATGGGAAGCCAGCAAGTCCCAGGACCAGCAATTATCACAATTCCTTTTGCATGGACTCAAGGACGAGTTTGAGTATTGTTTCCCTTGCTGTTTGCCTGGTGGTGAGCTG GTTTCTATTTCAGCAGTCAACTCAATTTGCTGATCTGGAAAGGAAGTACAATTTTTTACATCAAGAAGCTGAAAAAATCCTGGATGTGGGAAATAAAGTAAACTTAATTTCTGAAAAG TGTGAAAATACTTGGAACTTAATGAAACAGCTGGAAGATCTTCAAATAATTTCTCACATTAAATATCTGCAGGAAGATATTTATACAATGAAAAGATGGTCTAGCagcataattaaaaaacaagaagaaCTGGAGAAGAATTTAACAAGCCTTTTTCATGCAGTTTCAAGCACTGAACAGAACGCAGCTTCTGTTGCAAAAAATGTAACATTGACAATTGTGACAGTAAAAACTGACATAAGGCGTATTTCAGGCCTGGTCTCAGAAATGACTGCGCTGACAGATTCTTTACAAACACTAGAAGATAAAGTAGAGGAAGGTGAAAAGGCAACAGTAAAAAATATAGGTGACCTCCTTAGCAGTAGCATTGACCGGAGTACAAAAATACAAAGCCTGGCGTCCAGTAACGCAAGAAAAATTGAGCAAATTAAGATGGCACTGTCTGAGTTAAGGAGTGATTTTAGCAAGCATTCCAACAGACTTTTGAATCTTGAAGGTGATAGAGTGAAAGTTCTGAAGACGGTTACATTTGCAAATGACTTAAAACCCAAGATGCACAAAGTTAAAAAGGAGTTTGCCATCTTGGAGCCCTTAATAAATGATTTAACGCTGAGAATAGGAAGATTAGTGGAGGAGGTGTTACGACGGGAGAAGGAAATTGCTTTACTGAATGAGAAATTGGCCAATCTAACAAGAGTTCAGACTGAGATCAAGGACGTGAAAGATGAAATAACCAAGACTGCAGACATTAACTGA